A stretch of the Paenibacillus dendritiformis genome encodes the following:
- a CDS encoding copper amine oxidase N-terminal domain-containing protein — MPPYANEETMIYSSTVYTRHSKPKRSFSFVIKGMIISAAFLASIASGGVSVNAASTPSIPPTIAAQQVQVNFEDEATLIANLNMAVKAIKEEGWTIQRLTKIMDQLTLIEDRLFDGNIFKGDEELRSHLKIALTETESVFTAHGADGLPTLRESDAPERLYRMQEILGMKSTRNNVNLAPVGQKNEVKIASAAKDEVTVFIDGVKQNFPQSAIVKNGNTLVPLRGVFEALKADVKWDQPTQTATATKGNTTIKLTIGQTTAYVNGKAVQLAAKGETINGSTMVPLRFVSEALGGEVKWDSKTMTAYIESSKVSDSGKQQAVDGISVKHGKHTYASRNQSEYDQVMKIVENAVKGYDESGFGGVYQKYYYEYLDGARWTGDKSDRSDRNRGLYAAENSIGDLVKAGVSKEEIVKVDTIASIAYDLLRGVPDPKDGSPRSAFDALARSPRMTDCDSDSQVFSAVFDAMGYNTMIGSSPNHADPYVEIDGIWYSIVSGTFTKAGTSADISKFLKENPDRGIHTQPTFGSVISK, encoded by the coding sequence ATGCCACCCTATGCAAATGAGGAAACCATGATTTATTCATCGACCGTATACACCAGACATAGTAAGCCAAAACGGTCTTTTAGCTTTGTCATCAAAGGTATGATAATAAGCGCAGCATTTCTTGCTAGTATAGCTTCAGGAGGGGTTTCGGTTAATGCAGCATCGACTCCCTCCATCCCTCCAACCATCGCCGCGCAACAAGTCCAAGTCAATTTCGAAGATGAGGCGACATTAATAGCAAATCTCAACATGGCGGTTAAAGCGATTAAGGAAGAGGGCTGGACGATACAGAGATTGACCAAGATCATGGATCAATTAACCTTGATCGAGGACAGGCTATTTGACGGGAATATTTTCAAGGGCGATGAGGAATTGAGAAGCCATCTGAAAATTGCTCTTACCGAAACTGAAAGTGTGTTTACGGCTCATGGGGCTGATGGATTACCTACCCTTCGTGAGAGTGATGCTCCTGAACGATTGTATCGAATGCAGGAAATACTTGGGATGAAGTCTACTCGAAATAATGTTAATTTAGCGCCAGTTGGTCAAAAGAATGAGGTAAAGATCGCTTCAGCTGCCAAGGACGAGGTAACAGTCTTTATCGATGGTGTGAAGCAAAACTTCCCGCAGTCAGCAATCGTTAAGAATGGAAATACTCTTGTTCCCTTGAGAGGGGTGTTTGAAGCGTTAAAAGCAGATGTGAAATGGGATCAGCCAACTCAAACAGCTACAGCAACTAAAGGAAATACGACCATTAAACTCACTATTGGACAAACAACAGCTTATGTTAATGGGAAAGCAGTCCAGTTAGCCGCTAAAGGCGAGACCATCAATGGCTCGACAATGGTTCCCCTTCGTTTTGTCAGCGAAGCCCTTGGGGGAGAAGTTAAATGGGACTCGAAAACAATGACAGCTTATATTGAAAGTTCAAAAGTATCTGATTCGGGTAAGCAACAGGCAGTTGACGGTATTTCTGTAAAGCACGGCAAACACACATACGCCAGTCGAAATCAGAGTGAGTACGATCAAGTCATGAAAATTGTTGAGAATGCGGTAAAAGGCTATGACGAATCTGGTTTTGGAGGCGTTTATCAAAAGTACTATTATGAATACCTCGATGGAGCCAGATGGACAGGCGATAAGTCTGATCGATCTGACCGAAACCGTGGTTTGTATGCGGCAGAGAATTCAATTGGTGATTTAGTTAAGGCAGGAGTCAGTAAAGAGGAGATTGTAAAGGTTGACACAATAGCTTCAATAGCCTATGACCTGTTACGAGGGGTACCAGACCCTAAAGACGGTTCTCCAAGATCTGCTTTTGATGCTCTTGCACGTTCCCCAAGAATGACAGATTGTGATTCCGATAGCCAAGTATTTTCTGCAGTATTTGACGCAATGGGTTATAACACGATGATTGGCTCCAGTCCAAATCATGCTGATCCTTATGTTGAGATTGATGGAATCTGGTATTCAATCGTATCAGGCACGTTCACTAAAGCAGGAACTAGTGCAGATATTTCAAAGTTCCTGAAAGAGAATCCAGATCGAGGTATTCATACTCAGCCGACCTTCGGATCAGTGATAAGTAAATAA
- a CDS encoding DNA adenine methylase: MATRPDPFPTLGGKSQIIDRMVEIFQYCIEEYGLTGAADYFMGGNRLFLHLDCDQIKFKLANEIDRGVVAFFKCLQDPYKTDQIIDSIWELADYVDTEKRFTTACEIRLDEQTDEIISGALTYIVTMHSRATNRQNFCKANVGTKLILSSLDKLVGFDEIIGDVQIYCGDYKEQFHKYKHREDLLVWLDPPYLTTEAVEGKMGNRKKTKATNGYVHPFTKEDHELMIDNITSPECKNKIIVSGYKNDVYSRLEQNGFYRYFVGMVHVPSSGTGKMIAEYIWSNIKIPEWVLEWTHNAE, encoded by the coding sequence ATGGCAACTAGACCAGATCCGTTCCCGACCCTTGGCGGAAAATCGCAGATCATTGATCGAATGGTTGAGATATTCCAGTATTGCATTGAAGAATATGGTTTGACAGGAGCAGCCGATTATTTCATGGGTGGTAATCGGCTTTTCCTCCACCTTGATTGTGACCAGATTAAGTTCAAACTGGCTAATGAGATCGATCGAGGGGTTGTCGCGTTTTTCAAATGCTTGCAAGACCCATACAAGACTGATCAAATAATCGATTCAATTTGGGAGCTGGCGGATTATGTTGATACTGAGAAGCGCTTTACAACAGCTTGTGAAATAAGGCTGGATGAGCAAACCGATGAAATTATCTCAGGCGCTTTGACGTATATCGTTACCATGCATAGCAGGGCAACAAATAGGCAGAATTTCTGCAAAGCAAACGTAGGAACCAAACTAATTCTTTCTAGTCTGGACAAGTTGGTAGGTTTCGATGAAATCATTGGTGACGTTCAGATTTACTGCGGAGATTATAAAGAACAGTTCCATAAGTATAAGCATCGGGAAGACCTTCTTGTGTGGCTAGATCCCCCATATCTGACCACAGAAGCTGTTGAGGGGAAGATGGGTAATCGGAAGAAAACAAAAGCTACAAATGGTTATGTCCATCCGTTCACTAAAGAGGATCATGAATTAATGATCGACAACATAACGTCACCTGAATGTAAGAACAAAATTATTGTAAGTGGGTATAAAAATGATGTTTATAGTCGACTTGAGCAGAATGGATTTTACAGGTATTTCGTTGGAATGGTTCACGTCCCGAGTTCAGGGACAGGTAAAATGATTGCCGAATATATTTGGAGTAACATCAAAATTCCTGAATGGGTTCTTGAATGGACACATAATGCCGAGTAG